In Nicotiana tabacum cultivar K326 chromosome 2, ASM71507v2, whole genome shotgun sequence, the following proteins share a genomic window:
- the LOC107773223 gene encoding laccase-17-like, which produces MPVTENLSFMLTVTPSSMALIIDIKEEHDPSTLFPRHGIRQLRSGWADGPAYITQCPIQTGQSYVYNFTIIGQRGTFWWHAHISWLRSTVYGPIIILPKKNTPYPFAKPYKEVPIIFGEWFNADTEAIIAQALQTGGGPNVSDAYTINGLPGPLYNCSAKDTFKLKMKPGKAYLLRLINAALNDELFFSIVNHTLRVIDADGVYVKPFETDTLIITPGQTHNVLLKTKPHFPNATFYMTARPYVTGPGTFDNSTVAGILEYESKSKPHLKNLPFFKPLLPALNDTTFVTNFTSRLRSLATPQFPANVPLNVDRHLFFTVGLGTSPCDHNKTCQGPNGTKFSASVNNVSFIQPTTALLQSHFFGQSNGIYKPDFPYSPLNWFNYTGNPPNNTLVKNDTKLMVLPFNTSVELVMQDTSILGAESHPLHLHGFNFFVVGQGFGNFDGNKDPANFNLIDPIERNTVGVPSGGWVAIRFLADNPGVWFMHCHLEVHTSWGLKMAWLVLDGKLPNQKLPPPPKDLPKC; this is translated from the exons AtgcccgttacagagaatttgtcATTTATGCTCACTGTTACAccttcttcaatggccctcataattgacattaaagaagagcATGATCCTAgcaccttgttccctag GCATGGAATTAGACAGCTTCGTAGTGGATGGGCAGATGGACCAGCATATATAACACAATGTCCCATTCAAACTGGTCAGAGTTATGTCTATAACTTCACTATAATTGGCCAAAGAGGAACATTTTGGTGGCATGCACATATTTCATGGTTGAGATCAACTGTTTATGGTCCTATAATTATTCTTCCAAAGAAAAATACTCCTTATCCATTTGCCAAACCCTACAAAGAAGTTCCCATCATCTTTG GCGAATGGTTCAATGCAGACACTGAGGCTATAATTGCCCAAGCTTTACAAACAGGTGGAGGTCCTAATGTTTCTGATGCCTATACTATCAATGGACTTCCTGGCCCTTTGTATAATTGTTCAGCCAAAG ATACTTTTAAGCTGAAGATGAAACCTGGAAAGGCTTATCTTCTTCGATTGATCAATGCTGCACTTAATGACGAGCTTTTCTTCAGCATCGTGAATCATACTCTTCGAGTTATCGATGCTGATGGCGTTTATGTTAAACCCTTTGAGACAGATACCCTTATTATTACACCAGGACAAACTCACAATGTTCTTCTCAAAACTAAACCTCATTTTCCTAATGCCACATTTTACATGACTGCTCGGCCATATGTGACGGGTCCTGGCACATTTGACAACTCTACTGTTGCTGGAATTTTAGAGTATGAATCAAAATCAAAACCCCATTTGAAAAACCTACCATTTTTTAAGCCATTACTTCCTGCTCTCAATGACACCACTTTTGTCACCAATTTTACGAGTAGATTAAGAAGTCTTGCTACTCCTCAATTCCCTGCTAATGTACCTCTAAACGTCGATAGACATTTATTTTTCACAGTAGGTCTTGGAACAAGTCCTTGTGATCATAATAAAACTTGCCAAGGACCAAATGGCACAAAATTCTCAGCTTCAGTTAATAATGTATCTTTTATACAACCTACAACTGCACTTCTCCAATCTCATTTCTTTGGACAATCCAACGGTATATACAAGCCTGATTTTCCTTATAGTCCTTTAAATTGGTTTAACTACACTGGGAATCCTCCAAATAACACCTTAGTTAAGAATGATACAAAACTTATGGTTTTGCCATTTAACACGAGCGTGGAGTTAGTGATGCAAGACACAAGTATTCTTGGTGCTGAGAGTCACCCTCTTCATCTTCATGGATTTAACTTCTTTGTCGTTGGCCAAGGCTTTGGGAATTTTGACGGCAATAAGGATCCAGCAAATTTCAACCTTATTGACCCTATTGAGAGGAACACTGTGGGTGTTCCTTCTGGTGGTTGGGTTGCAATTCGATTTCTAGCAGACAATCCAG GAGTATGGTTTATGCATTGTCACCTGGAAGTTCACACAAGTTGGGGATTGAAAATGGCATGGTTGGTTCTAGATGGAAAACTTCCTAATCAGAAGCTACCTCCTCCCCCAAAAGACCTCCCCAAGTGTTGA